A single window of Candidatus Cloacimonadota bacterium DNA harbors:
- a CDS encoding DUF2809 domain-containing protein, translated as MKRRSIYAFIALFLVIPLGFFTKFYKGREADWVNNSLCGVFYEIFWCLVLFLIFRKLKPVTIALIVFFTTSLIEFTQLWKPVFLEVLRSNFFVRTVIGNSFAWTDFIYYIIGSFIGLGVIMLIGRIAQE; from the coding sequence ATGAAACGTAGAAGCATATATGCTTTTATAGCACTTTTTTTAGTTATACCTCTTGGTTTTTTTACAAAATTCTATAAAGGACGAGAAGCAGATTGGGTGAATAATTCTCTCTGTGGTGTATTTTATGAGATATTTTGGTGCTTGGTGCTCTTTTTGATTTTCAGAAAATTAAAACCAGTCACAATTGCCTTGATCGTATTTTTTACTACAAGCTTGATAGAATTTACACAACTCTGGAAACCGGTTTTCCTTGAAGTTCTTCGAAGTAATTTTTTTGTGAGAACTGTTATCGGGAACTCTTTTGCATGGACTGATTTCATATATTATATTATCGGCTCTTTTATTGGATTGGGTGTAATAATGTTGATAGGGAGGATAGCGCAGGAATAG
- a CDS encoding phosphoglycerate kinase — MQKQTIKDLDVQYKRVLVRVDFNVPLDENQKITDDTRILAALPTIKYLLDHNASVILISHLGRPKDDIKSIFSLKPVAKRLSELLGMEVKFVNDCIGAQVDDAVEKMSPGDVILLENTRFHPEEKKNDPEFAKKLASIADIFVNDAFGTAHRAHASNVGIAQLLPSAVGFLIEKEIKFLNKALLNPEKPYTAILGGAKVSDKIDLIEQLLEKADYILLGGAMMYTFLKALGISVGKSLVEEDKIPAALDIISKAKDKGIELILPEDTVVAKEIDASAEFYSVPINAIPDDMIGLDIGLLTVRKYSEIIKKSKTVIWNGPMGMFEIHSFSHGTKGIAKAVAACTGTTIIGGGDSAAAIEQFGFADKVSHISTGGGASLEYLSGKELPGIAIIQDK; from the coding sequence ATGCAGAAACAAACAATAAAAGATCTGGATGTACAGTACAAGAGAGTTCTTGTAAGAGTGGATTTCAATGTTCCTCTCGATGAGAATCAAAAGATAACAGATGATACGAGAATACTTGCAGCATTGCCGACAATTAAGTACTTGCTCGATCATAATGCTTCGGTTATCCTCATCTCACATTTAGGCAGACCAAAGGATGACATAAAAAGCATATTCAGTCTAAAACCTGTCGCCAAACGCCTTTCTGAACTTCTTGGCATGGAAGTAAAGTTCGTTAATGACTGCATTGGAGCCCAAGTTGATGATGCTGTTGAAAAGATGTCTCCAGGTGATGTAATCCTTCTCGAGAATACACGCTTCCATCCTGAAGAAAAGAAAAATGATCCCGAGTTTGCAAAGAAACTAGCTTCTATCGCCGATATATTCGTTAATGATGCTTTTGGTACAGCCCACCGAGCACATGCTTCCAATGTCGGTATTGCACAATTACTTCCTTCAGCAGTTGGGTTTCTCATTGAAAAGGAAATCAAGTTTTTGAACAAGGCACTGCTAAATCCTGAAAAACCTTATACCGCAATACTTGGCGGCGCAAAAGTATCTGACAAAATCGATCTCATTGAACAGCTTCTGGAAAAAGCAGATTACATCCTGCTTGGTGGAGCAATGATGTACACATTCCTGAAAGCATTGGGTATCTCAGTTGGAAAATCCCTTGTTGAAGAAGACAAGATTCCTGCTGCCCTGGACATCATCTCAAAGGCGAAAGACAAGGGCATAGAACTAATTCTCCCCGAGGATACAGTTGTCGCTAAAGAGATCGATGCCAGCGCAGAATTTTATTCTGTGCCTATTAATGCTATTCCTGATGACATGATTGGATTGGATATCGGTCTACTCACTGTTCGCAAATACTCAGAGATTATAAAAAAATCTAAAACCGTCATCTGGAATGGTCCGATGGGTATGTTTGAGATACACAGTTTTTCCCACGGCACAAAAGGAATTGCAAAGGCTGTTGCAGCTTGCACCGGAACTACTATCATTGGTGGTGGAGACTCAGCTGCGGCAATCGAACAATTTGGCTTTGCTGATAAAGTGTCACACATCTCTACAGGTGGTGGAGCTTCTTTGGAATATCTTTCAGGCAAAGAACTTCCCGGAATAGCTATAATCCAAGATAAATAA
- a CDS encoding inorganic phosphate transporter, whose translation MIYLLLSSGLFLGWSLGANDAANVFGTAVGTKMLKFRVAAWIAAIFVILGAVMEGSGASGTLGKLGSINTMPGAFTVALAAALTIFFMTKLKLPVSTTQAIVGSIIGWNMFSGAITDFSSLTKIVATWVICPVLSGVIAILLYKLFKLFLAKAKIHLLDLDAYTRIGLIIVGAFGAYSLGANNIANVMGVFTFSSPFHDVNVYNLFIITDTQILFLLGGIAIAAGIFTYSHKVIKTVGKSLFKLSPVTALIVVLAQSLVLYLFASTEIRDALTSIGFPKYPLVPVSSSQAVVGAILGIAIAKGGRNIKFDVMGKIASGWVTTPIIACIISFVALFFVQNVFDQQVYHKIAYSLSPKVVQKLDKVGFPIHKLKDIDGERFSTGLRFLRNLKKLNHLSGEEKALIYSTSVIDSFYIDPELFKLIESEHILTDKQIESLTSISGESFSHEWELRDRLITLSSEWKLKSQKHRDYSTFNKNLNKQYEYVYSLFRKYKSY comes from the coding sequence ATGATATATCTCCTTCTTTCCAGCGGTTTGTTTTTAGGATGGTCTCTTGGAGCTAATGATGCTGCAAATGTCTTTGGTACAGCGGTCGGCACAAAGATGCTCAAATTCCGAGTTGCCGCCTGGATTGCTGCTATATTTGTGATACTTGGTGCTGTTATGGAAGGTTCTGGTGCAAGTGGTACTCTTGGAAAACTCGGATCCATAAATACAATGCCAGGTGCGTTTACCGTTGCACTTGCAGCTGCTCTTACCATCTTCTTTATGACAAAACTGAAACTCCCTGTTTCCACAACTCAAGCAATCGTTGGGTCGATTATAGGATGGAATATGTTCAGCGGAGCTATAACAGACTTTTCATCACTGACGAAAATTGTCGCCACATGGGTCATCTGTCCTGTTCTTTCTGGAGTAATCGCTATTCTGCTCTACAAATTATTTAAACTCTTCCTTGCAAAAGCCAAGATACATCTTCTTGATCTTGATGCATATACAAGGATCGGTCTCATCATTGTTGGTGCTTTCGGTGCATACAGCCTTGGTGCAAATAATATTGCGAATGTAATGGGAGTATTTACTTTCTCATCTCCTTTCCATGATGTAAATGTATATAATTTATTTATAATAACAGACACTCAGATACTGTTTCTTCTTGGCGGCATAGCAATTGCAGCAGGCATTTTCACCTATTCTCATAAAGTGATCAAAACGGTTGGAAAATCATTATTCAAACTCTCCCCTGTCACAGCATTGATCGTTGTCCTGGCTCAATCCCTTGTGCTTTATCTTTTTGCATCAACAGAAATTCGTGACGCTCTCACATCGATTGGTTTTCCTAAATATCCGCTTGTACCTGTATCAAGTTCACAGGCTGTAGTTGGAGCAATTCTTGGTATTGCAATTGCAAAAGGAGGACGAAATATCAAATTTGATGTTATGGGGAAAATTGCTTCAGGCTGGGTTACCACACCGATAATTGCATGCATTATCTCATTTGTCGCCCTTTTCTTTGTTCAGAATGTTTTTGACCAGCAGGTGTATCATAAAATTGCTTACTCTTTGTCCCCAAAGGTAGTTCAGAAATTAGATAAAGTTGGATTCCCTATTCATAAATTAAAGGATATTGATGGTGAACGATTCTCAACTGGATTGCGTTTCCTGAGAAATTTGAAAAAACTCAATCACCTTTCCGGTGAAGAGAAAGCACTTATATATTCCACATCAGTTATCGATAGCTTCTATATTGATCCGGAATTATTCAAACTGATTGAATCAGAGCATATTCTAACAGATAAACAAATAGAATCCCTTACAAGCATTTCCGGTGAATCATTCTCTCATGAATGGGAATTGAGAGATAGACTGATAACTCTTTCATCAGAATGGAAATTAAAATCGCAGAAACACCGCGATTATTCGACTTTTAACAAAAATTTAAACAAACAATATGAATATGTATATAGTCTTTTTAGAAAATATAAATCTTATTAA
- a CDS encoding DUF47 family protein — translation MLEMQIDDFLNVISEAGILFKKGLIDYLKDNSADFEKRLHAVSEHERKADELRLSIEKELYIHTLIPESRGDVLAILENTDRVIDDIKEALQVFAVERPEIPEFLDDLFIELADSSIESVESLIRSVRAFFKDIASVNDHIYKVKFYEREADKAAMSLKNDIFNAEIDLSHKIHLRFCAQQIEKISDSAEDMSERLAIYTIKRQI, via the coding sequence ATGCTTGAGATGCAGATCGATGACTTTCTGAATGTCATCAGCGAGGCAGGAATCCTTTTCAAAAAAGGGCTTATTGATTATTTAAAAGATAATTCGGCCGATTTTGAAAAAAGATTACATGCAGTGTCCGAGCACGAACGGAAAGCTGATGAACTCAGATTGAGCATCGAAAAAGAACTCTATATCCACACACTTATTCCTGAAAGCAGAGGCGACGTTCTTGCAATCCTTGAAAATACGGATAGAGTTATCGATGATATCAAAGAAGCACTCCAGGTATTCGCTGTCGAGCGACCAGAAATTCCTGAGTTTCTCGATGATCTGTTCATAGAGTTAGCAGATTCTTCCATTGAATCGGTGGAAAGTCTTATCAGAAGTGTACGAGCTTTCTTCAAGGATATTGCTTCAGTGAATGATCATATCTACAAAGTAAAATTCTATGAGAGAGAAGCGGACAAGGCTGCAATGTCTTTGAAAAATGATATCTTCAATGCTGAAATTGACTTAAGTCACAAGATCCATCTTAGATTCTGTGCTCAACAAATTGAGAAAATATCCGATTCAGCTGAAGATATGAGTGAGCGCTTGGCTATTTATACGATAAAAAGACAGATCTAA
- a CDS encoding DUF3795 domain-containing protein yields the protein MKNNETSNGRELVAYCGLYCGDCGGYSGDIAHAAKKLKEQLEKYKYELTVKAMFADHFKDYKEFQKNLEFLTQMKCPIVCTQRNNTECTVWHCCREKGLQGCHECSSFEQCDLLRNQLGLVFYNACMENIRNIQKIGIDAWIETGKRYWFSCEVE from the coding sequence ATGAAAAATAATGAAACAAGCAACGGACGTGAACTTGTAGCGTATTGCGGATTGTATTGCGGAGATTGTGGCGGCTATTCAGGAGATATTGCTCACGCAGCGAAAAAGCTAAAAGAGCAGCTCGAAAAATATAAGTATGAGCTCACTGTTAAGGCAATGTTTGCTGATCACTTCAAAGATTATAAGGAATTCCAGAAAAATCTTGAGTTTCTCACTCAGATGAAGTGCCCGATTGTATGTACACAAAGGAATAATACTGAGTGTACGGTTTGGCATTGTTGCCGAGAAAAAGGATTACAAGGCTGCCATGAATGTAGCTCTTTCGAGCAGTGTGATTTGTTAAGAAATCAACTCGGTCTGGTCTTTTATAATGCATGTATGGAAAATATTCGAAATATACAAAAAATTGGGATTGATGCATGGATCGAAACGGGAAAACGGTATTGGTTTAGCTGCGAAGTGGAATAA